The following are encoded in a window of Cydia splendana unplaced genomic scaffold, ilCydSple1.2 scaffold_49_ctg1, whole genome shotgun sequence genomic DNA:
- the LOC134805701 gene encoding uncharacterized protein LOC134805701 — MDEMKKILQSIQDQQQKQSDEIKCLGDTVAQKVIEKLDHRLVAIEQKQLDLENKLVLQENHIENLERRLRQRNIILFGLTENERSYFDLEKNVLQFINNTMRVQCYEIDIEAVRRIGKKGNKTRPVIITFTTLSRKIQVLWKKKNLEGTNWHIKEDFTEKVLEKRKGLQEEAKQEREKGNKVIIRQDKLIILKNKDNPSQRSEKHYNNTEHNLKKRNINSVYSPPRPPSQSSDKENEINVPDTLSVNPQAPKKNKYTITDYMTSPIGSAPANAASTTSAQRPPPVQMPLTPAQKLPTPVYNNNSERKNL, encoded by the coding sequence ATGGACGAAATGAAAAAGATATTACAGTCGATTCAAGATCAACAACAAAAGCAAAGCGATGAAATAAAATGCTTAGGAGACACGGTCGCGCAAAAAGTGATAGAAAAGTTAGACCACAGATTAGTCGCAATCGAACAAAAACAATTAGACCTCGAAAATAAACTAGTACTCCAAGAAAATCATATAGAAAACCTAGAACGTCGTCTCCGGCAGAGAAATATCATCTTGTTCGGCTTAACGGAAAACGAACGAAGTTATTTTGATTTAGAAAAAAACGTCCTCCAATTCATTAACAACACGATGCGAGTACAATGCTATGAAATAGATATAGAAGCAGTGAGAAGGATAGGCAAGAAGGGAAACAAAACCAGGCCGGTTATTATCACATTCACAACGCTCAGCAGGAAAATTCAAGTTTTATGGAAAAAGAAAAATCTAGAAGGAACAAATTGGCATATAAAAGAAGATTTCACAGAAAAAGTATTGGAAAAGAGAAAAGGGCTTCAAGAAGAGGCGAAACAAGAACGTGAAAAGGGTAACAAGGTGATTATTAGGCAAGACAAGCtaattatattgaaaaataaggaCAACCCCAGCCAGCGTAGTGAGAAACATTATAACAATACAGAACACAACCTGAAGAAACGAAATATTAACTCCGTATACTCACCTCCAAGGCCTCCAAGCCAGAGTTCTGACAAAGAGAATGAAATTAATGTTCCCGATACACTAAGCGTCAACCCGCAAGCCCCCAAGAAAAACAAATACACAATCACAGACTACATGACATCACCTATTGGATCAGCCCCAGCCAACGCAGCTAGCACAACATCAGCACAAAGACCACCACCAGTGCAGATGCCGCTAACACCAGCGCAAAAACTGCCAACACCAGTGTATAACAACAACAGCGAACGAAAAAACTTATAA